Within the Hermetia illucens chromosome 6, iHerIll2.2.curated.20191125, whole genome shotgun sequence genome, the region TGTTTTCTTGCTGGAAACGCATATTTTCCTGTCCTAATTCATCCAATTCTGGATTAGAAATTCGTTAATTGTGGCTACAGTAATTTTTTGGCCTCTGTTTACTTGGAATGGAGTGGATCGATGATACATCATATCATACATATACAATGACCTGAAGTGGATATAATCAATCTTTATCAAAAAAACAGGGATTCTCAGAGCTCCGGGAGTGGACATTTAGTTTATTCAGGTCTAATGACTCATTTTGACAAAACTAGCACTTTGTTATTAAGTGCCAGCATGGCGCGAGCATATGTTAACGGCGTTCTACGGTCAATTTTCAATAGTTGATGGACTGCTTGCACTTCGTAAGTGAACATtttcattattcatttatataaaatTCGCTGCAGAGGCTACCGTGTGTGAATTGTTATGCATCTCGTCTAATTGTTGTCCCTTCATCATTTGTGGGGCCACGAAGATTTGTAGATTTTTGCGTTCGCAACATTCCTGTGTAAAATTGTTTAATAGAGCGGCAAAAAGCGGTAATGGAAATCAAATTGAATCAATATTGTACCACATGAGAGACTTGTCTTTAGAGGCTGATATTGGATTCGTTCTGCCCTAATCGCAGTCTTCCACTTctaaaataagaaaatgaatGGATATAAAAGTAGTTTGTCTGTTATGCAGAGATTGGAAGCGGTACAtcgaccgagatacttggcgttGGAATCACGATGTTGAAATtaaggttcgtgaaaagaaatgcctctaccacaaggtTCTCGACCATAAAACAATCGCCGCATCTgactaaaactgaatttttgacgaccgatccccatgaaacaggcacattcACTGTCAgcacagtgacctgcccagaactgagcaatttaagtatctcgggtcaatgctatcagccaatggagaactgcgttatcaaattgcttcacgcattaacgcaaactcgatgaagtggcgctccacaactggtgttctttgtgattgacgtatcaacgaacatctcaaatctaaaatttaacgcaatgtcgtccgtgctGTCGTTCAGAGtgttgccgactataaaagacaatgaacggcgtcttgtgataatggcgacgaagatgttgctttggattagtggcgtgacacgttttgatcacattcgaaatgaggatatccacaatcgatatggggttgcactgatcttgaagaaactgcgagagaggcggcttgatacgctggatgggaatttaaaaaccTCGTGATTCCATCCAGATTaagcatttgatagggccaagtggcgaaatcgatcatggAGGGTCGACCccatttgtgaacgggacaaaggctggagaaaaagaagaagggagcACAACAAGGGCGACCGCGTTCGTTCCTCATAATTTGACACAACTTCAGTATTTTTAGTTACATTTTCGGAATTCAAGCTTTGATTTTTCTATGAAAACAGTAAATTTTCACatgatgaataatttttttaccTTACCTACATTATTTGAAACTATAATGTAACAAAAACTCAACTGACGTTCAAGATAACATTctctaaaagttttttttaattcaacaaGACTAATCAACCGTTTCCTCCTTTCCAGGCATGATCCCACACAAAACCAAGCGTGGACAAGCAGCTCTTGCACGCCTACGAgttttcgatggtattccaCCACCATACGATAAGAGACGCCGTGTATGTGTTCCAATCGCTATGCGTATCCTCTGCCTGCGATCTGACCGCAAATATTGTCAAGTTGGTCGCCTATCAAGCGAGGTTGGCTGGCACTACCAGAACGTGGTGAAGAACTTGGAACGTAAACGTAAGGCTAAGTTGCGCGTAACATTGGCACACAACAAGATCATGAAGAAGTTGACGGTACAAGCGAGGGAGAAGATCTCAAAGGTGGCCGAACCCTTCAACAAGATCATTAAATCGTATGGATACGAATAAGCTATAGTTCGTATTTTTTGGttacaaataaaaaaagataaaaacattTCGTGTCTTGCTTTTTTCATTGTTGGAATATTTGGGGAAAAGTTTGGATTTCTTAGAATATGAATATAGGTAACCAGGGGCATCGGACCTGCGTTAATGGCACGGATCGGTATTGGAAAAAATAGTTGCTTTAAAAAGACTGGGAGTAAATGTTCGTGGCAACAAGTTTTGGGAAGGTTAGTCCATTTGTATCCAACACCTCACAGTTGACATGCCCAGCCAATTCGTTTTCCTGACATTATTAGGATCCAAAGAGTGAGCCGGGAGTTACTTATCATTCTCTAATTCATAGTAATTAATAAATGTCTTCTGTAAAGCAATTTCTATTTCTTGTACTCTTTGAAACCATAAATGTTTGCATCACTGAGATTGTGATCAAGAAGGTTGAAATGAGACATTTGAGACCAAAGGATATTGGATTAATTTTTGGTATATGCTTCTAAAATTATCCTCGATGATTTTTCCTGGAAGTGTTCCTGTTCTTTGCTAGATATGACAGTATATAATGATCCGAACAAGAAAAAAGAATCCTTAGATTTCCGCATACAATGTGAGAAGTGCTGCATAAAAGTACCGGACAATTCGACAAGCTGCGACGTAAATCAAATGAACATAGTTTAAAAGTAACTTGGCTGATAAATTTGCTTTTTTAGGTAGCTCAGCTGGTGGGTGGAAACTTTGGAAGCGTTATGCCTGGTTCTACCAAAGTTGTTAGTCTTGTGTGGCCTACAGTTGTATGTACAGATTTATTTtcgataataatttttttagtttGCTCAATTGGTCTGTTAAGGTAGATACCAGTGGCCGCTCcggggagcccaattagcgctttgtgCGCCgattccacaggccatctttgatccgtcgataGAGAATACTGagccataaccttgcaacacgccttcggtcttccactttgtcctGGTTACTTACTtctgacatagtccgtggggaatgcccagatttcccaaggtacttcgtctaggatgttgctgtggccgtagtatcttcgctgcccagcatctggactcacgtagtctaacgGCATTGCACGCTGCAatgtatttaatatggaggtctaggggaagaagatgcaggagtacgttgAAAGCATCTGCCTCGCAGGACTGTAGAGtcccggtagcacctgcacacgcggttctttgaagcCTACTAAGCTTCATcccattgtatttttttctcaaagcttaccaccatacaatagagtagtacgttaggatcggacgcactacagcgatgtacatccagagaaccatcctgggccggagatcccatttccttgcaagggttctcttgcaggcatggaaggctatacaggccctcttaaccctcagttctatgttcaatctccaatttagttttggatccaggattacactcagatactttacattaggggAAAAATGAACCAATCTTGGTTCATTCAGCCGttatagatggaattcaggtatccttctcttggtagtgaatagcatcagtagcattttggttgggtttatgctgagtccgcagcccacaggcacacctttcgcaacgctccttccatgatgtcgctcataatggaaagAAATAtctttgatactaatatcaccaggtcgtcggcatacgccaccaccttcaccccgctgtctaatattcgtaaaattttgtccattactattaatcagagcaccggtgagatggcgtcaccctggggcgtgcctccgTTCACAGctgtggtcaagtggttgcctctcaGATTCgagtggattatcctggtacttagcatggatataatccattgcgtaagatacccctccaatccaataccggtcaaggcttccttaatggcgttggtactaacgttgttaaaagctccctctatatccaagaaggcagctagggaatattgcttgtactgcagcaactgctcaaccgtgccaattacctcgtggagggcggtttctatgGATTTTCGTTTGAGGTAGGCAGGGTGTTCGTTAGTCCTCGTCGGACTATCTATCATCATCtaatccaacagctcgttggcggtgtCGATTGGAACTAGGCCGTCGTCTAGTTTTGcaaagcggaacacttttacctttgcattcctgactccgcactttatagtcggcctttttcagtgcctccaggcattcttcgtttatacggagtagtaaaggttggctgtttgtctgaggttcctccttgataacaacccagtcgtccatgggaatcctggtaTTTTGAAGgtgcaggaattggacgagcttgtccttatccatgcggatcttcggcaaatGCGAGCAGCCGGTCTCACGGGAATTTtgtcgtaagggatgaccttGAACTTTAAGCCCTCCCCGGTGTCGCTggtcttagcgacgcacgaaccgagaaaatccctagagaactggtccatgcaagctataacgtggaatccacggaccacctgaaagGAATCAAAGCATGGGATGAGTaccgtgtgtttgccttcggtgttcaggagatgctcaaagacCATCCCCGACAGCTTGAACTTAATACTGgttcacacctccggcgctagtttgccgctagcagaattaccatccgccagcgccacataTAAGGGGCTCCtgaccacgtcgctgaagggtttcgcagttcgtggcccatCGGATGTTCCTTAGCATCTAAACTCTTgaccactctgctccgcttcttatcttgctcgacctcgtcttgagatcgattgcgttccAGAGCGATGGACTTCGCCttttgctcgtctgccaggcgtttgctattatattcctcaacaatcgcctggtatttagcgaagtctttttcattccgctcgtcgacagtaccggcctccttactcttagcaatcttgctgaaagaaatttatttagttTAGTGAAAAATAGGGACAATATGGACCCCATGTCCAGCATACCTCGGGACCTTTTTTTTCGCACCGTGGGCTCGGGTTTTCCCTCTACGGTCCTGCCAAGTTGACTATTGTTAATTACGAAGGCACGAAATTTAACTTTCCATCTAAAAATTGAGTTGGGGGAAATTTTGACTATTTTGGGACCACGAAAACCTAATTGCGCCTCCATTTATCGGCATGCGGTTGTTCAATTCCTTGCCGATTTCGTCCCCTCACAGACCATTGACGGAAATCACGTACTAAATCTGTACTATCAGAGCTTGACCTTTTAGATTGAAGTCTTATATACACACGGAAAGACATTTCTCAATAGGAATCATTgaactcttctttcttttttatgCCTTTctcaaaaatggaagaaatagtccgcgcaattcatcggcttaaaatccCAAGTGGCCAGGagatgatggaattacagccaaattggttatgGACTCGTCCAATTATATCAAGCGTCATCAATTGATGGTCAAGGCGTGGGACAGAGCATTAtcatgatgactggcaacggcATTATCGGTCCATTTCATAGAAATGcgtatatcacgcagtgcagtaattataaagTTATCACGTTATTGAGTATCatctaagatattctccgcgaccttgttaggccggatagtctaAGTTGCCGAAGTTAGCGAGGGGACGTTGTTTTCGGGCAAGCTTATGGTCCTTGAACaaggtgaacggcctgccttgaaGGCAATATCGGAAGTGCTTGATGCTCAGATACACTGctagtaattcacgatcataggcTCTGTAATTTCGTTGAACAACTGTTATGAGAAGAGGCCCAactgttgccagatttgatttacTCTTTGGTGAAGAGTAGGGCCTATTGCGGTGTCTGTGGCATTGAAGAGCACGGCCAGAGGTGCGTCTTGTTGAGGGAATGTTAAAAGTGTAGAGTCtcccagctgttgcttggtagtTTCAAAGCTCTGATGGATTCTGGAGAACACAAAACCCCCTGCTAATCTTGGGTCTTATAACCAGACAGGAAAGCGTTAAGTAATGTGGCTTTGGACAAGAAATGACCGTAGAAGTTTACCGTGCCCAAGAATCCTTCTAAGGTCTTTGGTCACCTTTGCCAGCGAAAAGTTCGCGATCACTTATACTTTGCTGGGTGGCTGGAATgatttgaaaatctgctgctggagaaatttgcatttgtcaacgttGAGAATTAAGGCATTTTCAAGCAGGTGTTGAAAAATGCCCTTGATATGGgccaaatgctcggactcagtGGAAGATGTGACCAGGGCTTCAGCTAAGTAAGCAaaacagaagtccaagtttcATTGTACAgaatggatgaatctctggaaggttTTCACCGTATTGCACAGGCCAAAAGTCTTCCGTGtgaagagtccaaaaggtgtgtAAATTCCTGTCTATGGAATATTTTCGGCAGTACAGGGATTTGATAttaggctttagcgaaatcaaaGGTTGAGAAAACAGGACAGTTTACCAAATAATGCACAGTCTtgaatgagtggaatgggaaTTATCTGAGCATTCAGGCATCTATAATCTCTTTAAGGTCGCCATCCGCCATTGGTTTtggggaccaaatgaagtggagatgaccaaatGCTGTTTGAAGATCTGCATATATCCTTAAGTAGGGTTTCAAACCTTTCCCgtgcaacagcgagcttctggggtggtagagaattcaaccttcgagaagattgggGAATGTGGTGTTGGACATTATGCTTAACTAGCTGAGAGAgattacattcggtagtaatgttgcgatatttttggagCAGTGCACGAATGCGTGGATCGGCAACGTGCTCAAAAAAGATAGAGTGTGGTAGCTGGAGGTGGTTGAAGGCGGAGACTtacgtctacttgcctgtatTAATTTATAACAATTGCAATTGAAGGGAACATTATgatgatgaagggagcaagtggttcccgaaatatgggtttttgcaaaaaagaaagtcaacactagcgaataggaaaaacaagttttattatttcaaataattaatcgctagaaacatcgCGTAATTACTCTAGATAATGAAGGAAGTTAAATTTTAGAGAAGGACATGGACTACGTAATCAACTAATCCAGGACTTCTTCTGTTGAATACTTCTGGTATAATGTAGTATTCCTAGATATCAAGTGGATAGATATCTGGCTGAATCAAACGTTAAAAATTAGGATGTTGGCCAtgcttttaaaaattataaggtaTCCAATATCAATtaaaaaatggatattttttttgtttctcttatagactttgcatAATAGAGTCGGTTCCTGCGATATATTTATCACCTCGCAAAACAAAACTGGGGGAAGGATTAAAATAAGCCACACGATTCATTTCGACACCACCATCAATAAACAAATGGTCACCGAACATGTTAAAGGTGATATACCTCAACTTTACTCTACATCTTCTTGAACAGAATCATCGATATCCATTCTAGCCTACATAAATAGCGTAAATTACACGCAGTGCTCAGGTCCCGATCTAGACCCTTTACGAAATTGCACTCCAGCCGATTGTGAAGAAAAGTATTTTGGACAAAGGAATTTCTTCAATACAAAAACGA harbors:
- the LOC119660115 gene encoding 60S ribosomal protein L13a — its product is MTGLTNRAIVIDGRGHLVGRLASVVAKYLLQGGKVAVVRCEELNLSGHFYRNKVKYLAYLRKRCNVNPARGPYHFRAPSRIFYKAVRGMIPHKTKRGQAALARLRVFDGIPPPYDKRRRVCVPIAMRILCLRSDRKYCQVGRLSSEVGWHYQNVVKNLERKRKAKLRVTLAHNKIMKKLTVQAREKISKVAEPFNKIIKSYGYE
- the LOC119659893 gene encoding uncharacterized protein LOC119659893 translates to MSSVKQFLFLVLFETINVCITEIVIKKVEMRHLRPKDIGLIFDMTVYNDPNKKKESLDFRIQCEKCCIKVPDNSTSCDVAQLVGGNFGSVMPGSTKVVSLVWPTVTLHNRVGSCDIFITSQNKTGGRIKISHTIHFDTTINKQMVTEHVKAYINSVNYTQCSGPDLDPLRNCTPADCEEKYFGQRNFFNTKTNFCEPVPDCSAVDTGDAIYDYTVNECVDVKRIVCQEHIDKMQKGGYDGNMWEPKHDTESFANITHMPLEKYEGNMKTNDVIDVDAKSPWTGILQGFLMIIAALAIYLCISCCTFSLMVLITKRSSGPNNN